One Plasmodium berghei ANKA genome assembly, chromosome: 13 genomic region harbors:
- a CDS encoding shikimate dehydrogenase, putative — MNDIISKDNQIKSKNFITIYTIRMYLNGFIIGYVFRKEIYKNFYMHKNDNIIFDIIKKNKFSPIYNNYKKLTYISKITLRYQTKNDLFKKLNTYNNNQNYQHSCKTILFHKLPYLKRNVHIPNFFAIRLSFWTCICSTICWNLNKQIGNIAISSTLSGLIASSINKTFFRESTKVFIPNWVGCIISYAIFV; from the exons atgaatgaCATAATTTCAAAAGataatcaaataaaatctAAGAACTTTATAACAATTTATACTATCCGTATGTATTTAAATGGTTTTATAATTGGATATGTTTTCAGAAaagaaatttataaaaatttttatatgcataagaatgataatataatctttgatattataaaaaaaaacaaattttcaccaatttataataactataaaaaattgacaTATATATCGAAAATTACCTTACGTTATCAAACAAAAAAcgatttatttaaaaagctaaatacatataataataatcaaaattatCAACATAGCTGCAAAAcgattttatttcataagTTGCCATATTTGAAAAGAAATGTTCATATCCctaatttttttgctaTTAGATTATCATTTTGGACAT gcATATGCTCCACTATATGTTGGAATTTAAACAAACAGATAGGCAATATAGCAATTTCATCCACTCTTTCTGGGCTTATAGCTTCATCAATAAA taaaacattttttagaGAATCCACAAAAGTGTTTATTCCTAATTGGGTTGGATGCATCATTAG CTACgctatttttgtttaa
- a CDS encoding fructose-bisphosphate aldolase 2, producing MVGCAEYKNAPMKLPKEVAQELAETAKKLVAAGKGILAADESTQTIKKRFDNIKIENTVENRASYRDLLFGTKGLGKFISGAILFEETLFQKNEAGVPLVNLLHDEGIIPGIKVDKGLVSIPCTDDEKSTQGLDGLAERCKEYYKAGARFAKWRAVLVIDPAKGKPTDLSIQEVSWGLARYASICQQNKLVPIVEPEILADGAHTIEVCATVTQKVLASVFKALHDNGVLLEGALLKPNMVTAGYDCTEKTKTDDIGFFTVRTLRRTVPPALPGVVFLSGGQSEEDASINLNSINVLGPHPWALTFSYGRALQASVLNTWQGKKENVAKARAVLLQRAEANSLATYGKYKGGAGGSTAGASLYEKKYVY from the exons ATG GTTGGATGCgcagaatataaaaatgccCCTATGAAACTTCCAAAAGAAGTTGCCCAAGAACTTGCTGAAACAGCTAAGAAACTTGTAGCAGCAGGAAAGGGAATTTTAGCTGCAGATGAATCAACACAAACAATTAAGAAAAgatttgataatataaaaatcgaGAACACTGTTGAAAATAGAGCTAGCTATAGAGATTTGTTATTTGGAACTAAAGGATTAGGAAAATTCATTTCTGGtgcaattttatttgaagaaactttatttcaaaaaaatgaagcTGGTGTACCATTAgtaaatttattacatGATGAAGGTATAATACCAGGAATTAAAGTTGACAAAGGTTTAGTTAGTATCCCATGCACTGATGATGAAAAATCAACCCAAGGTTTGGACGGATTAGCAGAGAGGTGCaaagaatattataaagCTGGTGCAAGATTTGCAAAATGGAGAGCAGTTTTAGTAATTGACCCAGCTAAAGGCAAACCGACTGATTTATCTATCCAAGAAGTATCGTGGGGATTAGCTAGATATGCATCTATATGCCAACAAAATAAGCTTGTTCCAATTGTTGAACCCGAAATTTTGGCTGATGGTGCTCACACAATTGAAGTATGTGCAACTGTTACCCAAAAAGTTTTAGCAAGTGTATTTAAAGCTTTACATGATAATGGCGTGTTATTAGAAGGAGCCTTATTAAAACCAAATATGGTAACAGCTGGATATGACTGTACTGAAAAAACCAAAACAGATGATATTGGTTTCTTCACTGTAAGAACTTTAAGAAGAACAGTACCACCAGCTTTACCCGGGgttgtatttttatcagGTGGTCAATCAGAAGAAGATGCAtcaattaatttaaattctATCAATGTATTAGGTCCACACCCATGGGCACTAACATTTTCATATGGTAGAGCTTTACAAGCATCTGTATTAAATACATGGCAAGGaaagaaagaaaatgtTGCTAAGGCCCGAGCAGTTTTATTACAAAGAGCTGAAGCAAATTCATTGGCAAcatatggaaaatataagGGAGGAGCAGGAGGAAGCACTGCTGGTGCCTCACTATATGAAAAGAAATATGTTTACTAA
- a CDS encoding prolyl hydroxylase-like protein, putative, whose amino-acid sequence MEVEWDEAILNQFYNYLYECFDYEKCLELENSIRLEMGTELKMHKECGSCHEGKYDINISSYKFKKDDNDLLGEIIDSEKSEENIKKSLNNIAEKAYIIYNNILTKESLKNGNRNKENQIDIETDYFLRTYILKTVFNKYIITNVKKRIKEIHCKSTKDIISLANPLNIKEHDLNKIQSETIGNLMNFNVSIQLDFMGKYMKLIYDELIFIEYNNQFNEFNSEYKNIRTDFYCWAYITSLDREKQQGLYKLLKELSLIPYELNKKANLSLQICTLFQFLYFSPNKSFLKKHAEGGYGDMDNGQKVTCLYIPYVHPDDDVTIKVHKSENGFVSKQKEKNKVDNINQPINVKDSLIQIIKPKSDSLIFLQTRNTSYEISKTRHKFFIVNLSIYGPVSLDRNM is encoded by the coding sequence ATGGAGGTCGAATGGGATGAGGCAATTTTAAaccaattttataattatctATATGAATGTTTTGATTATGAAAAATGCTTAGAATTAGAAAATTCGATAAGACTTGAGATGGGGACAGAACTCAAAATGCATAAAGAATGTGGATCGTGCCATGAGggaaaatatgatataaatataagttcatataaatttaaaaaagatGATAATGATTTATTAGGAGAAATTATAGATAGTGAAAAGagtgaagaaaatataaaaaagtcactaaataatatagctgaaaaagcatatataatttacaataatatattaactaaagaatcattaaaaaatggaaatagaaataaagaaaatcaAATAGATATTGAAACAGactattttttaagaacatatatattaaaaactgtttttaataagtatataattacaaatgtaaaaaaaagaataaaagaaatacaTTGTAAAAGTACAAAAGATATTATATCATTAGCAAACCcgttaaatataaaagagcatgatttaaataaaattcaatCAGAAACGATTGGAAATTTAATGAATTTTAATGTAAGCATACAACTAGATTTTATGGGCAAATATATGAAGCTTATATATGATGAACTGATATTtattgaatataataatcaaTTTAATGAGTTTAATAGTgagtataaaaatataagaacTGATTTTTATTGTTGGGCATACATAACTAGTTTGGATAGAGAAAAACAACAAggtttatataaattattaaaagagTTATCATTAATTCCatatgaattaaataaaaaagcaAATTTATCATTACAAATATGCACATTATTTCaattcttatatttttcaccAAATAAAtcctttttaaaaaagcaTGCAGAAGGTGGGTATGGGGATATGGACAATGGCCAAAAGGTTACATGTTTATACATCCCATATGTGCATCCAGATGATGATGTAACTATTAAAGTGCACAAAAGTGAAAATGGGTTTGTAAGCAAACAAAAGGAGAAGAATAAAgttgataatataaaccAACCGATTAATGTTAAGGATAGTCtaattcaaattataaaaccAAAAAGCGATTCtctcatttttttgcaaACAAGAAATACATCATATGAAATATCTAAAACAAGacataaatttttcatagTAAATTTGTCCATTTATGGACCTGTATCATTAGACAGAAATATGTGA
- a CDS encoding histidine--tRNA ligase, putative, whose protein sequence is MRYMPRSNLLSVYIISKRNKDIYFFSTFLRNNNIVKKMSISVYKNKVFNTKDVVEVSINNRVLKLEPSSFKDCFYKLNENRKSVEDLEKIYHGYSISEKWEVENEKIMDSEKEENNWISSNVSHLEYDMAELKCLYCFFLINILRFKNTLDLNLIRNVCNSINNIQVSNTNSKIVYFKNNNSLYSEILKNFLIENIQKSGKSEYNINDFNTFVNKNIERTSLMFLNFYRITSSCKYLTCCLCNILELFNINTDVLFKNSFNNNINNSNIQSINNLISKIKWMLHDSKIDKDKEISKNFSPNLLLFLYTQSKLGDDGEYFLNTINHNFKNFIEKSNYDSIEEMNSIGSYINLLCKNFNHNFKEHIKNLLSIVSKILPLYAEKMSKFILTNECIDKEHDSLKKPPFNGIGFASNIDVNNSKAFLTELYETQYLKSIENHIAIIDGLSELEALKELYIIFNDLLILLTDICIHMNIMYDIKSYNKALSQVLKNKKVSNCVYNIGAGCLEFKNFLYSIISETYDTSEIKKENKLLSDKLFSILHKKFSAYKYNKEISEILMQKNINFNLKVPKGTKDFTGEDMQLRNIFFDFIKNKFLIHGGVEIDTPVFELKETLIDKYGEDSKLIFDLKDQGGESLSLRYDLTVPLYRFFNTNNLNSLKRFHIGKVYRRDEPSMNKGRFREFYQCDFDIVGKYDIIKADFHILHIFWDILTNLKNVIGNFICKINHRKILEFILLSSNIHKDKVKTVSSSIDKLDKITFQQFRDELLNEKGISVDSVDKIESYISKTLSLSPFLVIEFLRNDLNESNFDENYKKDINDVINHLEQIFELLKHFNMLNQFSFDLSLARGLDYYTGIIFEFVLLSDTSVGSIGAGGRYDYLIRNKRKEYIPSVGASIGIERIITIAEDIVRKKMAQLLCSENTTNCDNTSSNTNANSSLSNNMNDKSKLNLKDNAVEVLICNTNKHAFKQTIELCKKLWDENIATEFVYFNDQRLQKQFSYALEKQIPLVIIIGDEIERGVIKLRELTLDKSKSVGDKEIKLADCVQEIKNYFNCNLGWKQNIMKILFGNIK, encoded by the coding sequence ATGCGTTATATGCCCCGTTCCAACTTATTATCAGTTTATATAATCAGCAAGCgaaataaagatatatattttttttccacctttttaagaaataataatatagtaaaaaaaatgagtataagtgtttataaaaataaagtattTAACACAAAGGATGTTGTTGAAGTGAGTATTAACAATCGAGTCTTAAAATTGGAGCCATCCAGTTTTAAGGACTGtttttacaaattaaatgaaaacagAAAAAGTGTTGAAGActtggaaaaaatatatcatggATATAGTATAAGTGAAAAATGGGAAgtagaaaatgaaaaaataatggatTCAGAAAAAGAGGAAAATAATTGGATTAGTAGTAATGTAAGCCATTTAGAATATGATATGGCTGAATTGAAATGcttatattgtttttttctaataaatatactaagatttaaaaatactttAGACCTAAACTTGATACGAAATGTTTGTAACAGTATTAACAATATACAGGTTTCAAACACAAATAgtaaaattgtttattttaaaaataacaattctttatatagtgagatattaaaaaattttttaattgaaaatatacaaaaaagtGGTAAATcagaatataatataaatgattttaatacatttgtaaataaaaatattgaaagaACAAGCttaatgtttttaaatttttatagaaTAACTTCTTCCtgtaaatatttaacaTGCTGtttatgtaatattttagaattatttaatataaatactgatgtattatttaaaaattcatttaacaacaatattaataatagtaatattcaatcaataaacaatttgatatcaaaaataaaatggatGTTGCATGATTCTAAAATAGATAAAGATAAAGAAATTTCTAAAAATTTTAGtccaaatttattattatttttatatacacaaaGTAAATTAGGTGATGATGgagaatattttttaaatacaataaaccataattttaaaaattttatagaaaaatcGAATTATGATTCTATAGAGGAAATGAATTCAATTGGCTCTTACATTAATCTTCtttgtaaaaattttaatcataattttaaggaacatattaaaaatttgttaagTATTGTTTCCAAAATTTTGCCTTTATATGCTGAAAAAATGtctaaatttattttaacaaatGAATGCATTGATAAGGAGCATGACAGTTTAAAGAAACCACCATTTAATGGGATCGGTTTTGCATCTAATATTGatgtaaataattcaaaagCGTTTCTGACTGAATTATATGAAAcacaatatttaaaaagtatCGAAAATCATATTGCAATTATAGATGGATTATCTGAATTGGAAGCGTTAAAAGaactttatattatatttaatgatttgttaattttattaacagatatatgtatacatatgaACATAATGTATGATATAAAATCTTATAATAAAGCATTATCACAggttttgaaaaataaaaaggtCTCAAATTGTGTGTATAATATAGGGGCTGGATGTCTTGagtttaaaaattttctttacTCCATTATTAGTGAAACATATGATACTtcagaaataaaaaaagagaacAAACTATTAAGTGATAAgcttttttctatattacataaaaaattttcagcatataaatataacaaagAAATATCGGAAATATTAATGCAAAAGAATATAAACTTTAATCTAAAAGTCCCGAAAGGAACAAAAGATTTCACAGGAGAAGATATGCaattaagaaatatattttttgattttataaaaaataaatttttaatacatGGAGGGGTCGAAATTGATACACCTGTATttgaattaaaagaaaCATTAATTGATAAATATGGAGAAGattcaaaattaatatttgatTTAAAAGATCAAGGAGGTGAAAGTTTATCATTAAGATATGATTTAACTGTCCCATTATATagattttttaatactaaCAATTTAAATTCACTAAAAAGATTTCATATTGGTAAAGTATATAGAAGAGATGAACCAAGCATGAATAAAGGCCGATTTAGAGAATTTTATCAATGCGACTTCGATATAGTTggaaaatatgatataataaaagctgattttcatatattacatatattttgggatatattaacaaatttaaaaaatgtaattggtaattttatttgcaAAATTAATCATCGAAAAATTTTAGagtttattttgttatcttcaaatatacataaagaTAAAGTAAAAACCGTTTCTAGTAGTATAGATAAGTTAGATAAAATAACTTTCCAACAATTTCGAGatgaattattaaatgaaaaaggtATATCTGTTGATTCAGTTGATAAAATTGAGtcatatatttctaaaaCATTAAGTTTATCTCCATTTTTAGTTATTGAATTTTTAAGAAATGATTTAAATGAATCAAATTTcgatgaaaattataaaaaagatattaACGATGTTATAAATCATTTAGAGCAGATTTTTGAATTACTGAAACATTTTAATATGTTAAATCAATTTTCTTTTGATTTATCATTAGCTCGAGGTTTAGATTATTATACTGGTATAATATTTGAGTTCGTTCTTCTTTCTGACACGAGTGTAGGTAGTATAGGGGCTGGGGGAAGATATGATTATTTGATtcgaaataaaagaaaagaatATATTCCTTCAGTTGGTGCATCTATAGGAATAGAACGAATCATTACTATCGCTGAAGATATagttagaaaaaaaatggcaCAACTTTTATGTTCAGAAAATACTACAAATTGTGATAATACATCAAGTAATACAAATGCAAATTCTTCTCTttctaataatatgaatgaTAAATCGAAATTGAATTTAAAAGACAACGCAGTTGAAGTACTTATATGCAATACTAATAAACATGCATTTAAGCAAACTATTGAATTGTGTAAAAAACTGTGGGATGAAAATATAGCAACtgaatttgtatattttaatgatCAAAGGTTACAAAAGCAATTTAGCTATGCCTTGGAAAAACAAATACCActtgttattataatagGGGATGAAATTGAAAGAGGGGTTATCAAATTAAGAGAGCTAACTTTAGATAAATCAAAATCTGTTGGTGATAAGGAAATTAAATTAGCTGACTGTGTTCaggaaattaaaaattattttaattgcAATTTGGGATGGAAGCAAAAcattatgaaaattttatttggaaatattaaatga
- a CDS encoding ATP-dependent RNA helicase MAK5, putative, protein MIFKKVSIDSSLLKRLSKEGLVSIEVAKTSDVKILNKDNVENSTNKNSDLKKKKSNNKLSKITKKTITKKSKEKKKNNKVIKSVKSNERFKTIDDDHKDRTKTKIEVKKKIKKVREKKKKIKIKINKNLCEKKGNDIEPKNYDKNITEETNEENSIKEVEQKKKKIFDIEQIIKNEENFKKIKEIKYKIHCSKWNKNNELNISHNIIKSLYDHNFYSPREIQSKTLKHSINEKKDIIVVSKTGTGKTLTFCLPILSNILQNKLKEFHTKNSQINNSAKKTNKKAGQKFRCLVLVPTRELAVQILNHFNYVNKYINIYIITIIGGLNINKQLRLISKKPEIIICTPGRLKYFLQLEDKINYLYNMKNVRYFVCDEVDKMIETSFINDIHFISKHLYKCVDEKKKFIQTFLLSATLSLTVQLHNENLAKLLNYISIRKDKSYIIDLTNEKDHNQNKIAISNNNDINYNKTTFLPDHLTLNIIKCEKKIILHKLYYLLKLYILKDLPTNKENQVKKIIIFLNTIKLVKDVSTIFKYLFFEPGLESSLPNKYKTNLFLSKKINIYSIHSKQKLKERIQSISKFTESNNSSILFCTDVMSRGIDLNKCDLIIQLNCPISDITFIHRSGRTARNLKSGECICFITDDEISKWNISLKKIGLNLENLKEYENVKTIANNEFSKINKAIGYCNEILQLQNKIKSNKEKSNLSKLAKDAELSNDDDITSDSDNPFPKKTNEHIFKNLFRLKKQLYNTLYHK, encoded by the exons atgattTTTAAGAAAGTATCAATTGATTCCTCTTTGCTGAAAag ATTGAGTAAAGAAGGGTTAGTATCTATTGAAGTCGCCAAAACTAGCGATGTAAAGATATTAAACAAAGACAATGTGGAAAATAGTACAAACAAAAATAGCGatttgaaaaagaaaaaaagtaataataaactcagtaaaattacaaaaaaaacaattacaAAGAAatcaaaagaaaaaaaaaaaaacaataaagtAATCAAATCTGTAAAATCAAATGAAAGATTTAAGACGATTGATGATGACCATAAAGATCGCACAAAGACTAAAATagaagtaaaaaaaaaaataaaaaaagtgcgagagaaaaaaaaaaaaataaaaataaaaataaataaaaatttatgtgaaaaaaaaggaaatgaTATAGAaccaaaaaattatgataaaaatattactgAGGAAACTAACGAAGAAAATAGCATAAAGGAGGttgaacaaaaaaagaaaaaaatctTTGATATagaacaaattataaaaaatgaagaaaattttaaaaaaataaaagaaataaaatataaaatacattGCTCTAaatggaataaaaataacgaaTTGAATATATCTCATAATATAATCAAATCGTTATAtgatcataatttttatagcCCTAGAGAAATACAAAGTAAAACATTGAAACATtctataaatgaaaaaaaagacataATTGTTGTATCAAAAACGGGAACAGGAAAAACGCTAACATTTTGTTTGCCTATATTAAGCaatatattacaaaataagTTAAAAGAATTTCATACCAAAAATAgccaaataaataatagcgcaaaaaaaacaaataaaaaagcaGGGCAAAAATTTAGATGCCTAGTATTAGTCCCAACACGTGAATTAGCTGTCCAAATATTAAATCATTTTAAttatgttaataaatatattaatatatatattataacaaTTATAGGAggtttaaatattaataaacaaCTGAGACTGATATCAAAGAAACCagaaattattatttgcaCTCCCGGTCGactaaaatattttttgcaattagaagataaaattaattatttatataacatGAAAAATGTAAGATATTTTGTTTGTGATGAAGTAGACAAAATGATTGAAACATcttttataaatgatatccattttatttcaaaacACTTATATAAGTGTGtggatgaaaaaaaaaaatttattcaaacatttttattatcagcAACATTGAGTTTAACAGTTCAATTACACAATGAAAATCTAGCTAAgctattaaattatatttccatAAGAAAAGataaatcatatataattgattTGACAAATGAAAAGGATCATAATCAAAACAAAATTGCAatttctaataataatgatataaattataacaaGACAACGTTTTTACCTGACCATTTAACgctaaatataattaaatgtgaaaaaaaaattattttacataaactttattatttgttaaaattatatattttaaaggATTTACCAactaataaagaaaatcaagttaaaaaaattattatatttcttaatACTATTAAATTAGTAAAGGATGTTAGtacaatatttaaatacttattttttgagCCTGGTTTAGAATCATCTTTaccaaataaatataaaacaaatttatttttgtctaaaaaaattaatatatattcaatacactctaaacaaaaattaaaagaaagaaTTCAAAGTATATCAAAATTTACAGAATCAAATAATAGTTCGATTCTATTTTGTACTGATGTTATGAGTCGAGGAAtagatttaaataaatgtgaTTTAATTATTCAGCTTAATTGTCCAATTTCAGACATTACATTTATTCATAGATCTGGTCGAACTGCTAGAAACTTGAAATCAG gtgaatgtatttgttttatcaCAGATGATGAAATATCTAAATGGAATATTTCACTCAAAAAAATCGGTTTGAATTTAGAAAATCTTAAGGAATATGAAAATGTCAAAACCATAGCAAATAATGAGTtctcaaaaataaataaagcaATTGGATATtgtaatgaaatattacaattacaaaataaaataaaaagtaataaagaaaaatcgAATTTAAGTAAACTAGCCAAAGATGCAGAATTATCAAATGATGATGATATAACTTCAGATTCAGACAATCCATTTcctaaaaaaacaaatgaacatatttttaaaaatttatttcgtttaaaaaaacaattatataatacacTTTACCACAAATAA
- a CDS encoding mitochondrial ribosomal protein S29 precursor, putative: MATLFTRRFNKYNIPRVINNTKVHKIYRETNKRHENDLFKIYNKELVAFPYEEDKYNELLNIKVNKENRNIADFYFNPNIYINVHNNKIKNLEFSDFDLENVDKYFLFEKEYLDTYFPEGLAGEIPKDILMHNTDNDNFDIFLNKTNKQNSKTNNESINTSNSLILQNHNFEHLKGVGILYRKLTHEIINELQICEKKCKTSNKRESYNLDKYFLSNKKVDAYYDNAKNIINATCINTDEEKTQTSDELKNNIYKSRSILIDGKRGTGKSCILNTVVLWAKLRSWIVIFIPDIKKYKFDINTIVRSNTNLYIQPELSKEFLENILKVNEKYLKEIKIFKDILYNTCLDGTHLLYNKKIYNDIIKKTIEEEISNDNNYSKLNDIEQNMYRQKLYKFYQDNIKIPNILDKFPIPQNLVELINIGINNSAYSNLCVYILFEHLKKQTQFPVLIAVDQFNYNLSVSEYLSINFENTKYNGYIPTYYFTIPKLLLQWNTSKYKRCVKIVSTCWDRENRRNFRPDFLGINKKEIKTLRNFTLVEFKNYVSHLFNQNVIYNFDINKLEYFYMLTGGNGFQARKLLTTLY, translated from the exons ATGGCCACTTTATTTACCCGTAGATTTAACAAGTATAATATACCCCGTGTAATAAACAATACAAAAGttcacaaaatatatagagaaacaaataaacgtcatgaaaatgatttatTCAAGATTTATAACAAAGAGTTAGTAGCATTTCCATACGAAgaagataaatataatgaattgctaaatattaaagtaaataaagaaaataggAATATAGccgatttttattttaatccaaatatatatataaatgtacataataataaaataaaaaatttagaatTCTCTGATTTTGATCTTGAAAACGTggataaatatttcttatttgaaaaagaatatttagATACTTATTTTCCTGAAGGCTTAGCAGGGGAAATACCAAAAGATATTTTAATGCACAATACCgataatgataattttgatatatttttaaataaaacaaacaaaCAAAATTCTAAAACAAACAATGAGTCTATTAATACATCTAATTCATTGATACTACAAAACCACAACTTCGAACATCTGAAAGGTGTAGGAATCCTTTACAGAAAATTGACACatgaaattataaatgaaTTGCAAATTTGTGAAAAAAAGTGTAAAACATCTAATAAACGAGaatcatataatttagATAAATACTTTTTGAGTAATAAAAAGGTTGATGCATATTATGAtaatgcaaaaaatattatcaatgCTACTTGTATAAATActgatgaagaaaaaacacaaacatctgatgaattaaaaaacaatatatataaaagtagATCAATATTAATAGATGGAAAAAGAGGGACCGGAAAAAGCTGTATATTAAACACTGTTGTTTTATGGGCTAAACTTCGTTCTTGgattgttatttttattccagatattaaaaaatataaatttgatataaACACTATTGTTAGAAGTAAcacaaatttatatatacaaccTGAATTAAGTAAAGAATTtcttgaaaatatattaaaagttaacgaaaaatatttaaaagaaatcaaaatatttaaagatattttatataatacatgTCTGGATGGGACACATTTACtttacaataaaaaaatttataacgatattatcaaaaaaactatagaagaagaaatatctaatgataataactattctaaattaaatgatatagaacaaaatatgtataggcaaaaattatataagttTTATCAAGATAATATCAAAATACCCAATATTTTAGATAAATTTCCTATACCTCAAAATTTAGtagaattaataaatataggtattaataattctgcatattcaaatttatgtgtatacatattatttgaGCATTTGAAAAAGCAAACGCAATTCCCTGTTTTAATAGCTGTTGAtcaatttaattataatttaagtGTTTCTGAATATTTATCcataaattttgaaaatacaaaatacaATGGATATATTCCTACTTATTATTTCACTATaccaaaattattattacaatgGAATacttcaaaatataaaagatgtGTTAAAATTGTATCTACTTGTTGGGATAGAGAAAACAGGAGAAATTTTAGACCAGATTTTCttggaataaataaaaaagaaattaaaacTCTTCGAAATTTTACCCTCgttgaatttaaaaattatgtttcCCATCTTTTCAATCAAAATgttatatacaattttgacattaataaattggaatatttttacatgcTAACAG GAGGAAATGGATTTCAGGCAAGGAAACTTCTAACAACTTTGTACTAA